ctgtgagaaattgcagagtttcagaatcttTGCCAGTTCAAACAGATCACCGATGGTGTTACCCTCCattctgttctgcgctggagtgtgtgtggtgcgtggttctTTCACGGCCTGCGTGTATTTGCGCTCCGGTtgtgtcagctcggtggttgttgttgttgtttgtagcttgttgaccacctgggcgcgcggctgtgcgtgagcggggcgggtggggggaactccacctggctgtgcgtggctggcgcTTGTTGTTGTATTTTTGCCTGCACGGTTTGTCTTTGCGATATACTCGCCACCATTTTGAGGAAACTTGGGCACTGCTTCCAggctgcagtgtgtccccgcactttacagttaaggctaagatcctgagtttctcgcgagctggcaaagacacgcgtagttatctttgtcctcaacagagcgcactagtaGTACGGCTGAACGATGTAGTGACGCGCTGAAAAAggattgcgggggggggggggggggggggaaagaggacgctgttctcagaattcttatctcccagcggggtgtcatgtttacgacaggtctggaagaggggggtgggggaagagtgtactctgcctcggcgagcatttagatttccaatccctttgccattCTGTCCCTTTCCACCACACCCActcaagactactcgatcctcaacaaagcgcaagggaatacagaataaatattactatttttggtacatttcagttagaaacctgtacgtaaccgagtgcaacccaaggtaattataataaatattaatttggtgcactacacatatacgatatacaaattgtatgttttactgcggtgattatgtggccaaaactgtcagatttggtctcttttgcaagaacgcacgttcacagctaaccactacattcaaataaactggccagtaatgtagttttcctgcccctgtaaaaaaaaataataatttttaactgagtactacaaaggttttgcgcttctacaaaattattttttttttttttccacattttgtcacaggtgtgtgcgtatgtgtattatacaaacagttgaacgttgaccatctaatagcatgacttTATGTTGCAaaacggtattatttgctatattgatATCTGATTAgaactgtatttttctgtgcaactatatatatatatatatatatatatatatatatatatatatatacaggcgaactttttatactatcggataattttttgtagctgaatatctgtcttcaaaatattgcaggttattgcattaattttagtgttttaaatgtattatgtttttatgtatgtatacatgaggctagagctagaaaaaagtttttgtttgcttttttagctgacctgtggcttttgattacacttttttttatatgtgatgtttaaaaacgttatcagtaaatgtcctggcattcgtacttcttgtaaaaaatataatcatattttcgaaaattaaactatcatttagtaatttattattgcaatataaatacttgtgtatgccagtcgcgtctggcgaaatgaggagctccttcacgctatccctactggtgacgtcaagcatcactggtagttcgttttttatgtatgaactggatgtcaaagaggctcgaaataaacatcagttgtaactaataataataataataatttaattatgaaagggtcacatactcgaagaatcgccttctctacgcaatcaaacgtgttttaaaatatctaaggagtaggctacacgtcataggttgtataagaatatttcggagggagctaaccaaggatattttatcgtgcatacagataaagtgatattttaagagtagtattatcccccccccccccaacaccaccaccaaactgatggatttattggcacatccgtacataaaaaaaaaacactgctccagaatctgcacctgaatcgtcttagtgggaaaaaggtgtacataaattacgagaTCACTGAGGTTATAaggaaggtaatcaaccagagtaagtgattaggagcaaggaatactaatgcaatTAATAttccattgatataatttaatgataatttttactcacgttttagaagttgatattgctgaatagcaaattttttcattttaaaatattgtaacaatgaaaaattgcgaaccaataaacattttttgcttagtatatcattttattatgtcttaagacaaatggaaactagatattatgagtacgaaatatttgtaagtaataaaaatttacataataaaatacttacattcatacaaaatacaaatatttttcttagatatacaagtataactacatttcattttcggccaacgaacaaatagttttgctttgggccctgataataatacataattacattttcatttttcaccaaaagtacatgaggcacaaaagtcaataaatcttaaacacacaataaaatatacccagatacaaacaccaatacaataaaataaaatacaatacaatacaatacaatactaattttaactgaacattttttggatatatgcataattttattaaaattaatcagaaagtaatgcagttacatgtttgcaaccttacgtacttcacttgcctttaaCGAATCCGGAtaagttcaatgtttagccagccgaaaaggatgtttagattttatttttaaacgcatgtgaaattagtccttttttttttaacacttcatcgctgtcacgtgaatttacggcaacatacattattattgtacttttgttttgtagtaacgatctgtaggctaaatatgtacatgtgtttgttgaaacttcgttttaaacatccatatacataaattaattttgtcaatttatttatagataccagtaaaatacaaaataaattatatttattttacgtcctcttaaattatttaaatgatatataaaatatgaccaaaaatatttcaaatgaagaagtattttcaacttcaagtacgcgagaattacacagactcatttacttgcgtattgcatagcatacatacttcacgtccatttctgacagtcttgcaaagtcacttccaaagtatctacaagtatattcttcaggcgaattcggacacggcattataatcttacattatatctagaagacgtgttcttacatttgcttggagttttaaattatttttttgaaataataaagtcaattttaaagtttaactcattgcagaaacacttacgcaatatatttggtggttctctgcaagtgtattttgtgttttattatagtttgataatgaagttaatatgaatttattgccttttttctgATATGtgtatacattagatgtatatgaatataaaaatttatgtaacaggatgaatcttaaatggtttgaacagttatctataatgactgagtaggttttttcattaaaagcctttcttttttactgtttaagttggatttctttataactcaaaaaaattatcacgtaactaaaaaaatgaataaaagagcaaacttctgttcgtatgtaggtgttaattttgctaccgtttaaatcatgaaaataatgtaatacaatttgttctctagataattagatttagaagtaaggctacatattttagtcattaccatggtacgacttccggaaaagttttacatttatatattttttttacagaaggtaccggagcttgcaggttgcgcagaaaggaattgtattgtttgtgagagttctctgttcgcagtaacacctatgatatatgtttgatgttctgtttacaactcatcgttaaaactaaattttacatactgattattatccttttatttaaaatctaagttatttacagtgtttaaaatatgctttcttgcgtttcgttttgtttgtatgatatttgagtcacccgcaaagataatgagatagatattttatactgcttctttcgcagtttttttaattttagtcttgacaatggggaagcaattatacaggctgtgctaaatagataaattatgctttatgtcattgagatcaaactcttctatttttgtgcattttatagtattcctagtttagttaatttatccaacaatatatttatacaatcaaggccttagatgctttataaaaaaaaactcatctgattcataatcagttgccgtgtatagatttattttgtagataataagcagtatgggttttagtgcttagagttgatgtaaaaccatgtattaaatttgaaagtattttgtacttttcatacttaaaattatcatacaatgttcaaatatttttcgatataattaaggacacctgtatttcgtgaatacatctcgtgtcaggctatttcacacataactgtagcttttttttcttagaggtttggcgaattgcgggcgtgcagcagtacggtaactacgtcctcattggccccgtcaagtgcgggaaaacagccttcaccgaccacagccaataattacaagaaaaatctacagtgttttgttaaataccttgacacgaaatgtattagcgaaatacaggtgtccctaaatataagacgtaattgctctcggacgataattttctttactggtattatcacctttcttatgcaggagaatagtttttgtagtcttgtgattcccattctgaaataattccaataatggaatatgtgtttattataataaatggagaagtgtatataatattagcaaatggctcattaaaaatatgaaaagaaataatcataaattacaaatcattctactgcacataaatcacagattttaaaaagcaaaaattactataacattcaaaatattacagagcgtgcaatgtagaaaacacggacgcatgttgttgtctaaatgcaataaataaaatacaagtctgcggctttaaaaacaaaagaaataaaatgtttcataaatattcaacgcttgtaagggtacaactattacactgatatgacatagtttttctagtaagtacatcatacaaattcctaaccaggcacacacaaatatataatttgtgttacacttcaataaatttggccatgatttaaacctaataaataaagaatgcaaacaagctaaactctacagagtatcgtcgaataaaatctgggccaaaagtaaatcaatattttagtgctcaatacaattcgaaggaaatggaagatattttgtagtattataaatgataatacaaggattgctgatttggttttgtattaattttgagcgtaaaaccaccccgaaaatattgaataaatttttcagttaaactgcatataaactgaactggtttgctagctgtcttgctATCGTAAACACGACtgtgagtctgattggccatgttggtgatatgcacgattttcaaggctgtctcccgatattatatatgtgttttatttttatacaaaatgaagcacgaatatgttatatatttattgtatgagATACTAGTTGCAAAGACGttacagtttgattttatgggtagtgaatcagtggtataaaataacttcatttattttttcccgataacatctttttgacattagtataaaaTAATCACTCGCCAaccagagaaccttattttttgtagtcatgaaaaaaaaatgtttgtattcaatatcagctaataacttactattgcttatgtcatcaaatacatttacagtactgttcaatttgtacaagcatgagaagtaaacaataattagaatttttttatcagatataaagcatcactgtatcaaattaaaaaaaagagttctcGTCAGCCACACAATTTCTGTCTCTCAAAATTCACACATCTGAAATTTTGCGTTTCTTTGAACGACTTTCTTGTGCCTGTATAATATATTCTGGCTCACGAATCGGTTGTCCCCTGGGACGACATGGATCAGCAAGCTCTGGCAACAAGCAGTTGTTAAAAAATCGCAACAATTTTGACTCCATTTTCTCAAGCCAGAAACAATCATCTCTCACAATTCTTTCTATTGAAATGCCTTTCGTTGTCCAAACGACAAAATCACACCACTTTCTTCGTGTGATGTGTAATTGCCCTTGCACTTGATAGTAGTAATTGTGAGAGCGATTCAAGCAAAGCTCGCCGTCGACAACTCTGCAAAAGAACGTTTTCAGCTGCATTGCTGCATCTAAAGGGTTAAGTTCCCTTGCAGAGTATGGACATTTCACCTCCACCAAACCATCTTCATCAACTAAACCATCAGGAGAAGCTGCAAGAAAGCAATGCTGAAGGTCAACGAAGAGACCACATTGTTTAACAGTATGGCCTGTTTGTTCTTCGTATAAAGCGACAGCTATGCGCTCGTTTGCTAGACCATGTATTGTGGCAGCATTCTCCAATACACGACTGTACACAATCGCTTCCACTGTCACTTTACACGAAGTATTTTCCCTCATTTTACAGACACGTCCGAAAAAGGAAGCAGTGACTCGTTTTCTCCGCTCCTTCATCCACAACTGACTGCTTCCTTGATCTCGTGTCTGCACCTCCAGATCATTCCTTTCTTGCACTGTAAGCTCTATGCTTCTCATCACAGACTCAGTCAGAATTTCTAGTTCAAGACCAGAAGCTGGAGGCTGAGTTGCATGAGGACCATAGCTCTTATCACCCTGTGGTTTAAATGATTCCGATTTCCGTGGTACATGCGGATTCATATCCAACCTTCGCCTACAGTTCGCCTGCTGTTTCTGTCTTTTTGCCATTAATcgcttcacagtcactccagggcTGTGACCTGTGATCGCCTTCATAGTTTGTCCATGCCATTTGTAGCGAAGTTGGAAAGACAAACCAGCAGCAGTAGCCCTACGGCTGTAAGACCCCTGCTGTGAACGGTTTATCTGCTTACCGCCAGCCATCCTTGCAACTAATGACATGTACATTTCTGCTTGGTTGGTTGTGAGATCCATTACAAGTGCTTGTGACTTTGCTCTCACTCGGTCAAAAGCTTGTTTGATTCCCACAATCAATTCACGAGGCAATGCGTCATAACTGCAGGGATTTGCTGTTTTACCAGCTCTCTCACACACATCTAAATTGCATAACTTATGGTCTCCAAACACATGGTTGGGCACATTTAGAAGTGTTGATTGAAGTAGCATAGCATCACCCCCACAGTTGCTGATACAACCTCTTGCACAGCGACAGAGGGCTTTGATTTTCGACTGGCTGAGATGCCGCATATGGATGCCCTTGGCTATGGCATAAAGATTCTTTTTGAGATTCTTCACGACATGGTTAGCACATTCAATCTTTTCAACATCTCTTCCGTACGAAACATTTGCAACTATGGCTGCATGCACACTTGAATCCCCATCACCAACAAACTTCTTAAATTGAAGTTTGTACTTGGCTTCACAGAACCGGAAACCTTCCACTATAATGTCTGCCTCCATTGCAGTGGAAGAATCAGTCCAGTTCCGGAAACACAGGTGAGGCGTGGGTTCCTTTTCCATCCGTTCGCTCCGAATGCATGCggtacaatatttgtttctcacACCAAGGAATAACAATTTCTTAGTGTAGAAGCCAATTATTATAGCACATCCAGACTTAGCAGAATACCTATGACCATAGGATCTTTGGCTCCAACCTCCATCCAAAATTCCTATGGTCCAAGCATATTCCTCATTTCCAACCATACAGATGCGTCCATCATCTTTCGCCATAGAGAACTCTTCCAGTGCagcatcttccatttccttctgcAACATTGCCTTCCAGTGCTCTCCGATTCTGTTCTCGTGATAAGAAAAGCAACCCGGGCTCATAGGATGCATATCAATTAGTGACAATAGTTCATACAATGGTCCGTAGCCTAGACCAACCGAAATTGCGCCCCAAACAATCTTATCGTTGATATCTAAGTTGGTATCgattttgcattttctttttcttcccaCTGGAAGGCATTCCACAGGCTCAGATTTGAACTGCTGCTCTTGATTGCAGTGAgtgcacttaaatttaaaatttgtcagcAGACCgtacctgttgacactttccaGAAAATATGTTCCTGAAGATGAAATGGGACACCTGTAAAaccaacataataataatttctggtaACATCTCCCAAAAACATTTGTTACCCGTTTGGCTTTCACACAATAAACAAGACAATTTTTTACTAGCATCGGCAATTTAGCTATAACTATTGCTATACATTGGTACTCAAGCTGTTAggttgtgattttattaatttcatacaaCTGCTCTAACAGCATAATATTGCATACATCCAAACTACTGTCGTTAAAATCGAACATAAATAGCTTGCAGTGAATCCTGAAAGATCTGCCCGACTCTTTGTGATAAAAGATTATTCTATATATACGTAAATGTACGTTGAAGTGCACTGAGGTAAGGTGGTCAAGTTATCAGTACGGGTGTTACCTCGTTTCACCATACACAATAATCTTAGCAGCTCCTGAGCTCTGTCGAGTGACATGTGaacagaataaaatgaaagagataAACTTACATGCCAGTAGGTTcgctaatttttgaatatgaacagaAGCTTCTTTATCTTTGTACTTATCAATATAATAACATGCACACCACTACAGTTTTCCCAAACTGTtgatgtgcatgtcacaattaaataaaaaaataattgtgacatgGCTCGAACAGATATACATTTTACATGCTTAAAAATTATGCTATTTTAATGTAAGTCTGAAATGTTGTTCAAGAAAAGGATACAATTTTCATTTGCATTTCACTGTGCTGCAAGAAGCCATGTGGCCATGGCCACATTTATTCGCGCATTTGCCCTCTTACACATCATGGTATAGTAAAACACTATTTCGATCGTCATCGTCTTCacctccaaaaaattaataataaaaaattaataaaaaataaattggatatTTACGTTGAGGTATTAAAATGTTACTTACTCGTAGAACAGATAGGTACTATCGCCATATCGGCAGACACGTTGGCACGTCCAACTGTCGTAAGCCAAGCGTGCAAATGTTATGATGCTATCTTCTTATAAGTAACAAGAATATGCACAATTAGaatattacgtttttaaattattaaaaaaatatatttatcttgttccttttactatgtttcttaaaaaatttctgcaacaacgttcttccgaaagaaggtatacaccgattttaaaggtgcgtgcctactttttaattttatttttttagtaattagaaaataaaaattggtacttttccCACTTTcatcattgaggctgcgacccaaatttaaagtttccagcccttttgacagtgggttggaatttgtataggccattgtgtgagcgagtgaattactttttgcatattcgagcaattctaAATTTAGGCcctaagtttaattataacaatttcacgtcagccagaaagctcaaaggctggtaaaacaatagaattttatttcatataattctgtatcaatttcatctaagtattacacacccatttaaacacaatttctatacataataattttacttcagcaaggtcttcggtttcttgtaacaaataaaattacctaaaaaaataactggacatacttaaacaaagtttttaaattgtaacatttgccaaagaatttaaataaatctaactgcaaatgtaagaacacagtataaaggtctttaaaattgtattttggaaaattacctcaatgtttatttgctaaaactcctcatttcacttgttgtgtgtgcgcgcacgtggaacttatgtttctatgatcatttatagttgcaaataatgtagcggaagttaaattgaaaaatatataattctttctggccaatatttgtttacaaacaaaattttacagaccccaaaagcaaaaaaaaaaaaaaagaatcgccactgccttgtaattgtgtttctaacgaacttgtataactaacgaaaatgtgtaactgctaggggttagtgatacaataaatgcttgggtagtgaaaaatccattgttgaacgacagcatcgagagattggcccttatttttgtatcgttatatacataactaaataattacgggagGAAGTGGCCGTAGGCGGCTGGTCCGCTCGGCGCGCAGGGGGGTTCCTTTGCGCGGCTGCCAAAAgtatgaaattaaaagaaaaacataatattgttcGTACTGCAATTCAACTTTGCATTGCTTAGTGTAAAACTATACGATAAAAATGGAACCCTGTAATTTTTTagcatagtaattattttttttgtttgttggggCAAAAGTCCATCTTTCCCCGATGAAAATTTTATatggtgtgcaattttttttccactatagTGTTTAACCTCTTATCGAATAAAGGCTTACTACGTTAGTAAGTAGCTCCACCACAGTTCACTCGATATATGCGTTAGCTGTGATTACATTGGCTATTTATCTCTCCTCGTCAATATGgctcaaatatattttccttttattttcaacatttattaatttaaatcggtATTGTTACATATCTATCCTATTTACTTACTAACTAATGAAGTCAATAAGTTTGTAGAAGAATTTTCAACCTTCCAGCCGGTTAAACGTTCAGAAGGCGGTAAACAGTAgtggaaaaaaatctaaataactcaattttacataaaacaatttttacctgTGTCTCTCCAGAAGACGGCATTGCACCATGAAGTGACGAACGTCAACCATCATTCGACCCTCTAACATACTGAGTCCCGGATCTGTCTGTGGCAATGGAGGCTCGTAAACCACTATCAGCGGAGGAAGGTCATCATTCCTAGAAGAGTTATTCCCTTTTAAGAAACATAGcccatacaataatttttattcatatgagTATTATCACATGAATTCTAAATTTACCTGTCATATCACAAACAAGATATGTAAGTGTAAAGCTTACCCTTGATAGTCATCGGACAGAGTATGTGTACTGTCATCAGTGTTGCGTGATGTACACGCCGCCACTGAAGACGCCATGGTGGTTACATCTGGCACTGTGGGGACCGAACTTTCACCGCCTGGGCTCTCTGGCAAGGTTGGTGTTGCAGGACCATCACCAGCAGGCAGAGGGTTCTGTGTCAACCCCAGCTTCTTCTTTTTTCTCGCTAATGTTGCAAGCCTaagtgaaataatataattcattagagtagttaaagaattttaatttgccTTTGCTTTAATATTCATTAAGTTTGCTAgtttaagatttattaaaaatttatttaaaggaaactatttaattaaaaatagcctgtccccccccccttcttttttttgtgattcatctGCTGTT
The DNA window shown above is from Bacillus rossius redtenbacheri isolate Brsri chromosome 2, Brsri_v3, whole genome shotgun sequence and carries:
- the LOC134529354 gene encoding uncharacterized protein LOC134529354; the encoded protein is MNYIISLRLATLARKKKKLGLTQNPLPAGDGPATPTLPESPGGESSVPTVPDVTTMASSVAACTSRNTDDSTHTLSDDYQGNDDLPPLIVVYEPPLPQTDPGLSMLEGRMMVDVRHFMVQCRLLERHRCPISSSGTYFLESVNRYGLLTNFKFKCTHCNQEQQFKSEPVECLPVGRKRKCKIDTNLDINDKIVWGAISVGLGYGPLYELLSLIDMHPMSPGCFSYHENRIGEHWKAMLQKEMEDAALEEFSMAKDDGRICMVGNEEYAWTIGILDGGWSQRSYGHRYSAKSGCAIIIGFYTKKLLFLGVRNKYCTACIRSERMEKEPTPHLCFRNWTDSSTAMEADIIVEGFRFCEAKYKLQFKKFVGDGDSSVHAAIVANVSYGRDVEKIECANHVVKNLKKNLYAIAKGIHMRHLSQSKIKALCRCARGCISNCGGDAMLLQSTLLNVPNHVFGDHKLCNLDVCERAGKTANPCSYDALPRELIVGIKQAFDRVRAKSQALVMDLTTNQAEMYMSLVARMAGGKQINRSQQGSYSRRATAAGLSFQLRYKWHGQTMKAITGHSPGVTVKRLMAKRQKQQANCRRRLDMNPHVPRKSESFKPQGDKSYGPHATQPPASGLELEILTESVMRSIELTVQERNDLEVQTRDQGSSQLWMKERRKRVTASFFGRVCKMRENTSCKVTVEAIVYSRVLENAATIHGLANERIAVALYEEQTGHTVKQCGLFVDLQHCFLAASPDGLVDEDGLVEVKCPYSARELNPLDAAMQLKTFFCRVVDGELCLNRSHNYYYQVQGQLHITRRKWCDFVVWTTKGISIERIVRDDCFWLEKMESKLLRFFNNCLLPELADPCRPRGQPIREPEYIIQAQESRSKKRKISDV